The following are encoded together in the Malaya genurostris strain Urasoe2022 chromosome 3, Malgen_1.1, whole genome shotgun sequence genome:
- the LOC131437460 gene encoding DNA polymerase theta isoform X1 — protein sequence MAEFSQSLFLSDHTLQSLEKQAAKPASHSTTPISNADRCTTRSSQVNKRQSSDEQRSLEVIDESPTNSSRANGNETRHKSVRERLRTVSTQSRSRKGFRRNKSDSMTLNAAEEKQKTKQKARSESREQLNFDGDNFSDLFRSDIRFDGLSGKPQIAKCEDHAQKEINISKLLESDIAFETSQVVTEFKDPTVIGSPVSKQSRHSDEYADIFGSSEFSMDLQPRSQSLVATVRESNGFDDLFDKSVFTLEAPAQPAKDMKPLISSTMNNFLCSEDLLEFSGLQEPLRVGEDDLEADDISLLVENVNFTQIHIADSDESRQKIENLLSQELERSKNIVHETLKKNNRAVENESINHTTVLASSSFLCPSAKTQNASNEPMSLNENKNLRLVASWGLPEAVTKAYARKGITELFQWQSDCLANAKVILETANLVYSAPTSGGKTIVSEFLVAKTVVERKRKAIVILPFVAVAREKMFYLQEILSPAGIRVEGFFGGHTAPGGFESVDVAVCTIEKANSIVNRLLEQQTLSSLGLIVVDEVHLIADPSRGYILELLLTKIRYVGAKLGERIQIVAMSATLPNMELLTDWLQAEQFRTDFRPIELKEMVKLGTGIYDNRGKLIRKLDTDLFKGIMRDQDNIAQLCLETILEGCSVIVFCPSKDWCERLTLHLAEFIHTLQKSDSELGVKLRSEMNQNKIEEALALLKDCPTGLDIVLGKTARYGCVYHHAGLTADERDIIESCFKSGTLRIIVATSTLSSGVNLPARRVIIRTPLFGGTQMNPLTYRQMIGRAGRKGRDVLGESILMCDGQNTKAGWGLVNAELKPIASCLDGDGYSHLKRAILEIIASGMASTTRELETFVNCTLYSCEKKCPFSFDFDSLEKSQRKVMQAAAGSDRDAENVNPIANCVQFLLEYEFIRMQHSAETGEILLTATQLGSACLAASMPPRDGFLLFSELQKSRQCFVLETELHAIYLVTPYSVSYQWQSIDWMAYLTRWEKLSEPMKRVGELVGVREAFLVKALRGNVGSDDYQSLQIHKRFYTALALKELVDEKPLSAVAQEFVCTRGLLQSLQQVAATFAGIVTAFCTSLNWNLLAMIVSQFKERLFFGIQSDLLDLMRIASLNGQRARMLFNGGITGLVDLANADPLLVERILYGSVSFQTEQKREGEDEFEARKRTNLRNLHVTGRAGMTVSEAAQLLVKEARDYIQLDTGVRNPDWQNQSDQEEQDASSVGESENVPMLEQREKNNDLSNPKQSSIVSFEVSDSDSNREIEKFHNSLIMNFSHVLSDDKTSTSQGGKYDCLNIVDLCAELTLFQRFGEELEQVNSVSVAFGVGKIDRTKSVIGGNLLINQPTKGEENEILKAYRFVFHDNLYISGIAFTLPERSNDEAENVTYYLNLRKDGPIECSSKQQLVCDLLRRDTLTVNIFDAKEQLKMVYRSGLLSQDYEILADVRDPKVANWLLQAEDKVIPLQAMVQQYCPELSSISQLAGRCPGSAGPALHFMSAIDARIRCTVESFLVQHMITAQLEQFEHLDRPQEVLTTFSSREMPLHLTLTRMELVGFPVDGCELGRLIDRLHQAKDRIAERVRQLNGGRKLDFGSASEVAGVLKVPRDRYGRTKTTRQVLERIDSPLAALVIAYRKIDSNLSRTIEPLYRSVRNAKRIYGTSFCFTSTGRITMHEPNLQTVVKDFTVEFEPGNVEVFSCRSTFACSDQNRVLLSADFCQLELCVLTHLSQDRKLLAVMSAGKDVFRSIAAKWNRIPDENHVSDELRNCTKAIVYGVIYGMGVKSMATELNVDEDMARTLMEQFHSTYPDIRRYADKVTQITRERGYIETLTGRRRYLPAIHSTDPKKRAEAERQAVCTTVQGSAADILKNAILRMMRNLRKYRETLRLGQIELVLHLHDELIFEVPSEQARKIAKILKSSMENCAKLSLPLRVKVKMGPCWGQLKEMQV from the exons ATGGCagaattttcacagtcacttttTCTGAGTGATCACACACTGCAGTCTCTAGAAAAACAGGCCGCGAAACCCGCATCTCATTCGACTACTCCAATTTCCAATGCTGACCGATGTACGACACGGTCAAGTCAAGTCAACAAACGACAAAGCAGTGACGAACAGCGATCGTTGGAAGTCATCGATGAATCTCCGACTAATTCAAGTCGTGCAAATGGTAACGAAACACGGCACAAAAGTGTGCGGGAACGCTTGAGAACGGTTAGTACTCAATCTCGTTCCCGCAAAGGATTTCGTCGAAACAAATCCGACTCGATGACGTTAAATGCAGCGgaagaaaaacagaaaacaaaacaaaaagctcGCAGCGAGAGTAGGGAGCAACTCAATTTCGATGGAGACAATTTTTCGGATTTGTTCCGTAGTGATATTCGCTTCGACGGATTGTCTGGAAAGCCACAAATTGCCAAATGCGAAGACcatgcacagaaagaaattaataTTTCGAAGCTTTTAGAATCGGATATTGCTTTTGAAACTTCG CAGGTGGTAACCGAGTTCAAAGACCCAACCGTGATCGGTTCACCAGTATCGAAGCAGTCCCGTCATAGTGATGAATATGCGGATATTTTCGGAAGCAGTGAATTTTCCATGGATCTACAGCCTCGAAGTCAAAGCTTGGTAGCAACGGTTCGGGAATCTAACGGCTTCGATGACCTTTTTGACAAGAGTGTCTTCACCCTTGAGGCACCCGCTCAGCCAGCCAAAGATATGAAACCTTTGATTAGTAGTACGATGAACAATTTCTTATGTAGTGAAGATTTATTAGAATTTTCCGGTCTCCAAGAACCGTTGCGTGTTGGAGAAGATGATCTAGAAGCTGACGATATTTCTCTGCTAGTAGAAAATGTCAACTTTACTCAAATTCACATTGCCGATTCAGATGAAAGCAgacaaaaaattgagaatttgcTCAGTCAGGAATTAGAGCGCTCAAAAAATATTGTTCACGAAACCTTAAAAAAGAATAATCGTGccgttgaaaatgaatcaatcaatCACACGACGGTCCTTGCGTCATCGTCCTTTTTATGTCCTTCGGCGAAAACTCAAAATGCCTCCAATGAGCCAATgtcgctaaacgaaaataaaaatcttcGACTTGTGGCCAGTTGGGGCCTACCGGAAGCGGTCACGAAAGCCTATGCAAGGAAGGGCATTACGGAGCTATTTCAATGGCAGTCGGACTGTCTAGCCAATGCCAAGGTGATCCTGGAAACGGCAAATCTAGTTTACAGTGCTCCCACTTCCGGTGGTAAAACGATTGTAAGCGAATTTTTGGTTGCTAAAACCGTTGTGGAGAGGAAACGGAAAGCGATCGTCATTCTACCTTTCGTTGCGGTTGCACGGGAGAAAATGTTCTATCTGCAG GAAATTCTTTCCCCTGCGGGAATTCGAGTGGAAGGATTTTTCGGAGGTCACACAGCACCAGGAGGTTTCGAGAGCGTGGATGTTGCTGTATGTACCATCGAAAAAGCAAATTCGATCGTGAATCGGTTACTGGAACAGCAAACACTGTCCAGTCTCGGACTAATCGTTGTTGACGAAGTCCATTTGATAGCGGATCCTTCCAGGGGTTACATACTAGAGTTGCTATTGACAAAGATCCGGTATGTTGGTGCTAAACTGGGTGAACGGATCCAAATCGTGGCAATGTCTGCGACTTTACCCAACATGGAACTGCTAACGGATTGGCTGCAGGCGGAACAATTTCGAACGGATTTCCGTCCGATTGAGTTAAAAGAGATGGTTAAACTTGGCACCGGCATTTACGATAACCGGGGAAAACTTATTCGGAagttggacactgatttgttcaaAGGGATCATGCGAGATCAAGATAACATTGCGCAGCTATGCTTGGAAACGATTCTGGAAGGATGTTCCGTAATCGTCTTTTGTCCCTCGAAGGATTGGTGTGAACGATTAACACTGCATCTGGCTGAGTTCATTCATACGTTGCAGAAATCGGATTCCGAATTGGGTGTAAAACTCCGCTCAGAAATGAATCAGAATAAAATAGAGGAAGCACTCGCACTGCTGAAAGATTGTCCTACCGGTTTGGACATTGTGCTGGGTAAAACCGCACGCTATGGATGTGTCTATCATCACGCTGGACTTACGGCTGACGAGCGGGATATAATCGAAAGCTGTTTTAAAAGTGGCACGCTAAGAATAATCGTTGCAACCAGCACTCTCAGCAGTGGCGTAAATCTTCCTGCCAGAAGGGTCATTATCCGGACGCCACTTTTCGGTGGAACTCAGATGAATCCACTGACTTATCGGCAAATGATCGGTCGAGCCGGACGGAAGGGACGAGACGTACTGGGAGAATCGATACTGATGTGCGATGGACAAAATACGAAAGCCGGCTGGGGGCTTGTGAACGCAGAGCTAAAACCTATCGCTTCCTGTCTGGACGGGGATGGATAT agCCACCTGAAGCGCGCGATTCTGGAGATCATCGCATCCGGTATGGCCAGCACGACACGTGAACTGGAAACGTTCGTCAACTGTACTCTGTATAGTTGCGAGAAAAAGTGTCCGTTTAGCTTTGATTTTGATTCACTGGAAAAAAGCCAGCGGAAGGTGATGCAGGCCGCCGCTGGTAGTGATCGTGATGCCGAGAACGTGAATCCTATAGCGAACTGTGTTCAATTCTTGCTGGAGTACGAGTTTATCCGGATGCAGCACAGTGCTGAAACCGGAGAAATTCTGTTAACAGCCACGCAGCTTGGCAGTGCTTGTCTAGCTGCTTCAATGCCACCACGGGATGGTTTCTTATTGTTTAGCGAACTGCAGAAATCTCGGCAGTGTTTTGTGCTGGAAACAGAGCTTCATGCCATTTATCTGGTTACACCGTACTCCGTAAGTTACCAGTGGCAAAGTATCGACTGGATGGCTTACCTGACACGGTGGGAAAAACTGTCCGAACCGATGAAACGGGTTGGGGAGCTGGTGGGAGTACGGGAGGCTTTCCTGGTGAAGGCGTTGCGCGGAAACGTTGGCTCAGATGACTATCAGTCCCTGCAGATCCATAAGCGGTTCTATACTGCACTGGCACTCAAAGAGCTGGTGGACGAAAAACCGTTGAGCGCCGTTGCACAGGAATTCGTCTGTACGAGAGGGCTTTTGCAAAGTTTACAGCAAGTGGCGGCTACTTTTGCTG GAATTGTAACGGCATTTTGCACTTCACTTAACTGGAATCTGTTGGCAATGATTGTATCGCAGTTCAAAGAACGACTATTCTTCGGCATTCAATCCGACCTACTCGATTTGATGCGAATTGCCAGCTTGAACGGACAGCGAGCACGTATGCTATTCAACGGTGGTATCACCGGGTTGGTGGATCTGGCCAATGCGGATCCACTGTTAGTGGAACGGATTCTGTACGGAAGCGTTAGCTTTCAAACGGAACAGAAACGGGAAGGTGAAGATGAGTTCGAGGCTCGTAAAAGAACCAACCTAAGAAATCTGCACGTAACTGGCCGGGCCGGGATGACGGTGAGCGAAGCGGCTCAGTTGCTAGTCAAAGAAGCCCGCGACTACATTCAACTGGATACCGGGGTTCGTAATCCTGACTGGCAGAATCAGTCCGACCAGGAAGAGCAGGACGCATCCTCCGTTGGCGAAAGCGAGAATGTGCCAATGTTGGAacagagagaaaaaaacaatGATCTATCGAATCCTAAACAATCGTCGATAGTTTCGTTCGAAGTTTCCGATTCAGACAGTAAtcgtgaaattgaaaaatttcacaaTTCGCTCATAATGAATTTTTCGCACGTGCTGAGCGATGACAAAACTTCGACCAGTCAGGGAGGGAAATACGATTGTTTGAACATAGTAGATTTGTGTGCTGAATTGACCCTTTTTCAACGGTTCGGTGAAGAGTTAGAACAAGTGAATTCGGTTAGTGTTGCGTTTGGAGTTGGTAAAATTGATCGCACCAAATCGGTAATCGGTGGTAATCTGTTGATCAATCAGCCAACGAAAGGTGAAGAGAATGAAATTCTCAAAGCCTATCGGTTCGTGTTTCACGACAATCTTTACATTAGTGGAATTGCTTTCACGCTACCTGAGCGAAGTAACGATGAAGCGGAAAATGTGACATATTACTTGAACTTGCGAAAGGATGGTCCAATCGAATGCAGTTCGAAACAACAACTTGTCTGTGATTTGTTACGACGTGACACGCTTACGGTGAATATTTTTGATGCAAAAGAACAACTCAAAATGGTGTACCGGAGCGGATTACTCAGTCAAGATTACGAAATTTTGGCTGATGTGCGTGACCCGAAAGTTGCAAACTGGCTTTTGCAAGCCGAGGACAAAGTTATCCCACTGCAGGCGATG GTTCAGCAATACTGTCCTGAGTTATCGTCCATAAGTCAACTTGCCGGTCGTTGTCCGGGTTCTGCTGGTCCAGCGTTGCATTTCATGAGTGCAATCGATGCACGAATCAG ATGCACCGTCGAGAGCTTCCTCGTGCAGCATATGATCACAGCACAGCTCGAACAGTTCGAGCACCTAGATCGGCCGCAAGAAGTATTGACTACATTCTCCAGCCGAGAAATGCCACTGCATTTGACGTTAACACGAATGGAACTTGTTGGCTTCCCTGTTGACGGCTGCGAACTTGGTCGATTGATCGATCGATTGCATCAGGCGAAAGATCGTATCGCGGAACGGGTACGGCAACTGAATGGTGGCCGTAAACTGGACTTCGGCTCGGCTAGTGAAGTCGCAGGTGTGTTGAAGGTACCGCGCGATCGTTATGGACGCACAAAAACAACCCGTCAGGTATTGGAACGAATCGATTCTCCGCTGGCTGCGCTTGTGATTGCTTACAGGAAAATTGACAGTAATCTAAGTCGGACGATCGAGCCGCTGTATCGATCGGTTCGCAACGCCAAGCGAATATATGGAACCAGCTTTTGTTTCACTTCTACTGGGCGCATTACAATGCATgaaccaaatctgcaaaccgtgGTCAAGGATTTCACG GTGGAATTTGAACCGGGGAATGTAGAAGTTTTCAGCTGTCGCAGCACGTTCGCTTGTTCGGATCAAAATAGGGTGCTTCTCTCGGCCGACTTCTGCCAACTGGAGTTATGTGTGCTAACCCATCTGTCTCAGGATCGAAAGCTGCTGGCGGTGATGAGCGCTGGGAAGGACGTCTTTCGGAGCATTGCTGCCAAATGGAATCGAATTCCGGATGAAAATCATGTTTCAGATGAGCTAAGGAATTGCACCAAAGCGATTGTGTACGGTGTTATCTACGGCATGGGTGTCAAATCGATGGCCACCGAGTTGAACGTCGACGAAGACATGGCTCGTACACTGATGGAGCAATTTCATTCCACTTATCCGGATATACGTCGCTATGCGGACAAGGTAACACAAATTACTAGAGAACGAGGCTATATCGAAACGTTAACCGGGAGAAGACGTTACTTGCCGGCAATTCATAGTACGGATCCGAAAAAAAGAGCCGAAGCGGAACGGCAGGCCGTTTGTACAACGGTGCAGGGTTCCGCTGCGGACATCCTGAAGAATGCGATTTTGCGGATGATGCGAAATCTTCGCAAGTATCGAGAGACACTGCGTTTGGGCCAGATTGAGCTGGTGTTACATTTGCACGATGAATTGATTTTCGAGGTGCCTAGCGAGCAAGCGCGTAAGATAGCTAAAATTCTGAAATCCAGCATGGAGAATTGTGCCAAGCTCAGTCTGCCGCTTAGGGTGAAGGTGAAAATGGGACCCTGCTGGGGTCAACTGAAGGAGATGCAGGTGTAA